In Gossypium arboreum isolate Shixiya-1 chromosome 5, ASM2569848v2, whole genome shotgun sequence, a single genomic region encodes these proteins:
- the LOC108452689 gene encoding major pollen allergen Ole e 10-like has product MGKHLSFFLLLFSFISGGTLMKINGQKTWCIAKPSSDQATLLTNINYACSKVDCQIIQKGCPCFNPDNLINHASIAMNLYYQSMGRNVWNCDFKGSGLIVISDPSYGNCLYA; this is encoded by the exons ATGGGTAAACATCTCTCTTTCTTTCTACTGCTATTCTCCTTCATTTCAG GAGGAACCTTGATGAAGATAAATGGACAG aAAACATGGTGCATAGCTAAGCCATCGTCAGACCAGGCAACTCTTTTGACAAACATAAACTATGCATGTTCTAAAGTGGATTGCCAAATCATACAAAAAGGCTGTCCATGTTTCAATCCAGATAATCTCATCAACCATGCTTCCATTGCCATGAATCTTTACTACCAATCCATGGGTAGAAACGTTTGGAACTGCGATTTCAAAGGATCTGGTCTCATTGTCATCAGTGATCCAA GTTATGGCAACTGCCTTTATGCGTAG